Part of the Toxotes jaculatrix isolate fToxJac2 chromosome 8, fToxJac2.pri, whole genome shotgun sequence genome is shown below.
tatttgaaaatgcTTTTGCGTAGCATGAGTCATCTGTTGGGTTACGCCCTGGATGAAGACCACCCCAGATTCCCACTTCATCTGCCAGCTTTTGCCTGTTGGCCTGATGAGAtctttttcaaacatgtttgattttgttGGGCCAAGTCAGACTTGTAGTGTGAAGCAGTCTGATATAGGAGAGTCAGTGACTCTGATGACAACCAGTGGAAGGTGTTATTGCAATGTAGGGAGACATTAAACAACACCACCTGTTCACAGAAAAGATCCACAACTCTGCTTACTCTGCTTTTTGTTAGCTGCTACGCAATTTCATTTGCTGCAATAATTCTCAGTTAAATAATATAACCTAGCCTGTTTGGATTAGTCCTCATAAGCATGTACTACAAATTAAGTTAAAGATGCTGCACACAAAGTTCACAGTTCATGTAAGGATGTCATTATAATCCTTCTATAAGATCTTCACAAAAATCTCTCTTTGTGATTCCATTTACGGTCTACATGTTCAGCAATAGACATtcaatgtgtttacatttgtggCGGACTCCGCCATTCCCGCATTGGATTAAAAGCGCCTTCCAATGAACAAGGGATTCACAGGAAACAATGCAGCATGTAATTTCATCTCATTGGCATCAGCCTCACTGTTCAGTTTCCCATAGCCACACCAGAGCTGCATTAAgttgctcctgctgctgcttcacattaaaaccaTTCACCTGGtgaaacatacacaaaacaagACAACCATCATTTTCTGGGCTACTTTCCCCCATCACTGAaccatttttaatattttcaagGCAGTAACTGAACAACAAGAAGCAGCTATGACAAGGTAACCAATTTTACTGCGTCCTGCTGTTGTGTGGAACTGTTTGCAGCATGAAACCCAACTGCGGCTGCAATTATTTTTGACTGACTTTTGGCTGCGCGGTAAACGCATACACCAGTTGGTCTTCAGTTGCATTTTTGCCAAAGTATCTGCTCAAGGTAGTAAGTGTTCCCAGTGTTGGCAAATCAACCAGGAGAGAAATTTTAAGGATAGAACTTTAAAATATTAAGTAAACATAAACTGTGGATTCTTTACTATGAACAAGTGATAGAACAACCGTAATAATGAGTAACTGTACTGAACAGATGGGAACATATGTTTCTACACTGAGTAGTAATGGGTAGTAAGTTATCttccgtgtctgtgtgtgttacaaatGATCTGTGTCACATTACATAGTGTGAACACTTTCCTGACAAGCCCGGCATAAAGGACCTGAGGCAAGTGGAAAAGCCTAAGGGGAAGAAGGGACTGTTCTGCCACAGTGTTTTGCACATTCATatagtaaaatatatatatatatatatatatatatatatatatatatatatttgccaCGGCTAAATGGAATGGTAAAATTAAACtcattttgacacattttttgccttttttatgCCCCTGAGCTTTTAAATCACAATGCCAAAATGAGCTGCTCAGTGTGATTTGACTTTTCCTTGATTCATCGTACGTGAACAAGACCCGTGTCTGACGTGCCATACATACgtcagaataaataaataaagtctttttcaaacatacagcagattGTGTGATCTCAGTAGGTGTTTAATGGAACCCATTGCCGTGCAGCACTCCACTCCTGTGGCAACATCAACCACTGAAACCTCTTCAAAAGCAAGGAACCAATCCAATTTTACTACACAGCAGTGGTGATGCTGTCCGTGGGCAACCCTCCAGCTAAACCTCTGACAGACGGGTCATGACGCAACACAGCAGCAACTGCTGCATATCAGTGCATTCAGGTGAAATGGTGTTTCGTAACGCTTCCTCAAACAGACAACTTTCCTTCAGTAGTCTGAATCCAAATAAGGCTGCGCACTAAACGGCTCttaactgtttttaatttaactgcaGCGATTAAAATGTTTGGTTGATAACACTGAgagaattaattttttttaaatctcattagAAGTCTACATAATACACAGTGAGGTGAAATATTTAGATAAATTAGGGCCTGAGACACTGGGGCAGCTTTAATGAGCAAGATAAAAGGAAGACAGTAGCTGGCAAGTTAAAGTCCTGCTACGGCGCCCAGGCACACCAGGCAAATGAGCTGCTTTGTGTCCAGTGCAGTTTAGGCCAGGAGGTGGGAGACTGTAAGTGCGTGGCAGTGAAGCAAGTTTGTCCCCTGCTGTTTATACAGGGGTACTACAGAATATAAAAGTGTAATGTACATTGTTTAGTTCGTTTGAAGTTCAGTTTCAACATGTGCCATAACAAGCTGTCTATAGTGCTACCAAATCCCAAAATGTTTAATTGGCTTGAGAACATCAACAGTGAAGCGGTGGGGAAAATTATAGATTCAGCAGGAATATCAGGTCAAACTTAGTTTCAAGGGGGGCAAAATGCAAACAAGCAACCTTCTTACCAACAGACGAATCTTACTGAGGTCTGTATTTTCCAAAGcagttaaatatattttatatgaaaGACTAtcaaaaaaggaggagaaaggtgATCACTGATGGACTGCTTTGTGCTGCAAGGTCAATAGAGAGTGGAACATGCACATCAGGTCTTTATTGTTACATTTTTCTAGGTCAGCTATGAAAACACGTGTTAATCAaatcacatacacatatacacaagaACTAAATGACGAACATCtctgattatttaaaaaaaacaataattggTGGAAAGGAGTGAACACGGCTAACAAATGGCTCCTGTAAACCTTTTTTGTGGTAAATACCAACATTTCTGTGAAGTATGGGCAAGAGGCAGTAGCAGCATAATCATCATCCCTTGGTCCCTTAACCTGACCATCTGGGaggtcctgcattcaaaatgaaACGCCCCAGTAGCATACTGAAAGCTAACACCAGCTAACGTAGAAGGCAAGCGTTAACCGGTTATTAGCCTATTAGCGAATTTAGGGGTGGTAAAGAACAAATATTATCTTTGTTTGTCAGTATGCTGTCCGTAACGTCCCGGATAAACTAACATGAGATATGCTGAAGGTACTGGTTAAAATACAAGAAACCGCTTCACGTTATCTGTCCGCCATGATGATGCTCACACACAGCTAGCATCCACAGCTGCTAACATTCGGTAACCGGTTTTTCTCACATCCGCCTCTGAAATCTACTACTTAGCTCCACAGAAGCGTAATGGCACTTACCAGCCCCTCAATTTGGATCTGTTTGACAGGGGAGTCCAAAGTGCCGCCTGTAGAAGCCATCCCAGCGCTGGATCCTGAAGCAGACTCTTTACGTGAAGCCATCTGTAGCCACCACACGCGGATAAAGGAAGGACTGTTTTCACTGACGGACGTTTCCGGTAACGATGCGTCCGTTTTGCTGCCCGTGTAGAaagttacattttattaaatggaTCGGTGGCAGTTATGTGGTTGATGAATACTCCGTTTAGTATTTAAGACCCCAGCTTGTTTTTCTATTATAGACATACTCAGCTGGCTCCGTTGCAAATAGGAACAAAATCTGTAACTATTTCTTCTGTGCAGGTCCAGTTGAATTAGACTTACGCAATTTAATTGAGAAGTGTTAATTGTTAATTACTGGCAATTCTATAAAACAGGAAGCCTTCCAATGAAAAGGTGATTGCTTTAAATTACTGGTCATGTGTCGGTTATCAAGAAATGGGTGAAAACTATCATTCTTTCTTTCAATTTAAGGATATCATCACATATAGATTTAGATCATTGGTTAAAAAAATGACACTATAAATTAATTAACAATATCCAGTTACCAAGTACTTAAAACACTTTATTTCAAATCTTTACAGATGTATCACAACTAGAAGTTACCAGAAGACTAAAAAGGTGGGATACAGAACTTAATTGTAACAAGTACATTACCTAGTTACATAATGCAAAAAGGTGAATAAGCATAGACGTaaaaaggtacaaaaaaaaaaaaacaaaacataaaacttaATTGATAAACTGCCTGAATTATACATCTGAAATATGATATTTAATGCCAGGTAAGATTAACCAATTTTTCTGACAGATTAACCTTTGTTTATCATGAAACAACAAGTGCAACAAGGAGAACGTGGGAGAGGTTACACTTCTGAGCAATAAAACAGTACCTTTCCAGAACATATTAAGAGTCAATATGAGATTCCATGTGAAAACACAGGGCGTTTTATCCTAAATCTGCAGTTACTGGTGTAAGAGGGGCAATGGTACAAAACTTATGGAATGAGCAGACAATGGAAGTTTAACTTACAAAACATAATGATGCAAAGCTTACAAATTGGTGACTAAAAAAGGTTGCCTTTATAAATATAATTGTTAAAACATTCTTCCTCACTCCGTTTGAACCAAATGAATACTGCATGATTCCATCTGTAGTACAGtaaaatccttttttaaaaagctcCCCCCCGTTCCCCACTACTCCCACTCCTTCCCCAGAAACATGTTGGgctgacaggaaaacacaaaataaaaaggcaaaaaactTGAGTAATTAAAAAAGTATGTCTGTTGCAAGCAGTGTTTGTCTGTTCTTCCGATATCTAAATCAGGTGGAATCTTGGTCCAGCGGTGGCGATGATGTCGCTGTAGGGCTCAGACTGGTTGACCTCGATGGCTTGCTGCTTCTTAAGGACCAGGAAACTGTAAAACTTGGCAGCTGCCTGCTTCCTGTTGTTGTTCCGGCACAAGTCAAGCAGGCTGACTGAGTCTGCGCCAGTCTTAGCCATGACACGCtgtggagacagaaacacagtatTTTAGTCAAGTAATGCAAGTATTGATCATCTTTCCCCTCCTTTCATCGAAAGGAAAGGGAAAATACTAGGCCAGGGAGCTGACTTCCCAAAAGACAATTCTTCTCTGATTTAAACCGGTACAGAAAAATAGATTTTGCACATGGTAGATAAACAAAAGTATTATCACACAATTAGAATTTTGCATCCAAATACTGTGGCAACCATTTCAGTCCAATTAAGATCTCTTTTCAAAATAACGTGAACACATTAGTAGCTTTTTTTTGTACCTGGAGACCATGCAGCATCTGCTGGGTTCTCTTGTTccatctcttctcctcctgaTCCTGGTCTCCAGCCTGACCTTCCTCTTCCTAAGGGACATAGACAGCAGAGTCATAAAGTATGAGCCATAAAGTCATGCACTCATACAGCAACACatgtacagttaaataaaaGCTTGTCTGTCTGTACTGCAGCTCTTCAGCCAGTACTAACAGACATAATGCATCACTACTACATGTCTGCTACCAACTATAAAGGTTTGAGTGCACCAGAGAAAAGAGTTATTTTCCCCTGACCTCTTCTTCATCACTATCATCCTTCTTCTCTTTGCCCTTATCACCAAGCAGGTCAAGCTCGGGGACAAGCTGGGTGAGGTTGACGCTGCTCTCCTCTGGGGGTAGATCCACATGAGGCATGTCCAACCCCTGAGACAAGAGTGAGCCAGCCACTGGCTGCTGCGGCTGCTCCAATGGAGTCATCTGAAAGAGGGAAAGCAGGGTGCAAGTCAGGACCTAGCTAGGACACAGTGCAGTCAACTGAACTGATTAGGTTTCTCCCATTTGATTGGTGAGTATTTCCCAAGTCTACTGcttcaaaacattaacatgttaAATATGTTATCTATTTATACTATAAAACCAATGTGACCGTATTATAATGAAATCCTTAAATACATTATGAAAAAGCAAGCAGTTTAAAAACTGGGAACCATAATACCTCTCATGTATGGCCACTGTGCTGCTTAAGCACTGAAATCAAACGCAAGCAAACTCCATTCCAGTgttttgacagagaaaaataaaagttagcTGTAGTAATTACTCACAGGAAGAGGGCCCTCTTTGTCGAGAGTCTTGCGTTTGACACCGcggggggtggagggaggaggcatGACTGTCTCATTCAAGGTCGTCCTGCTGCCCTCCATTGTAGAGGCTGCCAGCATACTGGGCTCCTCCATGATAGTCTGGTCTGAAGGAGATGTTAAAAGATTTTTATAAAGAAACGTCAAAGTGAACAGTCCCTTTTCCTCTCATGCAACTGATGACATGTCTGCACTGTGATACgacctcctctcatctcctccagcATGACTTACCAATAACATCTCTGTGCTGACTAATGACCTCCTCCCTAGGCACCTCTGGGTTCTCCAGCTCTTTGAGGAACTCATCCAGACTGTCTGCTTCTCCgccctttctcctcttcctcagctcgTCTGGCACCAGGGGCGTCAGGCAGCGCGTGAACATCTGACATCAGAAATTTAAGTTAAAGTTGGAGGaaagtatatatatacacaaacttTATGCTAAGTTAGCAGTAAAAATGTAGGAGCTGTTAAGGGAAGACTGATGCAAGACAAAAGGAAAGTCTGCTAAATTATGCATCAATACGTTTTCCATTCAGTATTCTGAAGGGGTAACGTGTGGGTGTGAACAGATacggaaaagagagagagacaaaaccaatcacttcctccacctcctgttcCTTCAATGTTCTCATTTTAAATCCCACAACCTGAACAGAATGTCAATGAAAGGTACAATACTATAAATATACTCTCTCCATTTCCATTAAATAGTATCTGAGTATGACCCACTTGGAGACTAAGACCTCCAGTGTGGCTTGTTCATTACTGTTCTCCAAAAGGTAATATTGCCTATCAGCGATTTCAGGCAGAGAGCTGACAGTTTTAGTATATTTTCAAATAGTTAGGGAATGGACACATGTACATATTaatccacaaatacacacatattcataaCAAACATGTGTTACCTTGAGCAGCCTGGCGTTCCACAGGGGCTgagcaggcagagagaagagCTTCTCCACTCCTCCAGTCTCCTTCCACATCATGAGCTTCTTAGTGGGAGGGGCGAGGTCCAGGGTAGTGACAATGTCCGAGTAGTCAGACAGCTGGGCCCTGATGGTCTTACTGTCCAGCTCTTTCACACTGTCCACAATCAACTTCCTCTTACGTTTCGCCTTGGTTTCTTTCACTGCAAACAAGAAGGGAAAAAAGTTCTTGATGACTGCTTCTCCACCATGTCCCATCATTAAAGACAATGTTTTATAAAGAAGGCAAGGTAAACGTAATGTTTTAGAAGAAAAATTAATACTGAATTTaatgcaaaaacacaagaaaaatattCATTCAAATACAGATTTTCATCTCTACAGAAAGGTGAGGGAGAGTCTTACCAGTGATGTCAATGGGCTCCAGAGCAAAGGCCTCCTCCTCATTGTGAACCAGAGTGGTCTGTTCTGTCTGATCAGCCATTGCTGGCAGTTGCTCTGCTGGGCCGGAGTCTGGGCTGTCTGGACCCGCTagacaacacacagacatgcatctCTCCTTAAACAAGCAAGTAATGACACAATATGCACTCCACTTATAAATGGTGCACGACTAAGCAGCTTTTCCAGGTAATTTCTGCAATTTTCtcaacacataaatacacttcACGGATACAAAGTAACAATAGTGGAGACTAATGGAGTTTCCTGTTTAAAGTCCTTTGCAGTTAGAAAAAATAACTCTTCTTTACTTACGTGACTGGAGGTTGTCAAAGTCGTCCTCATCGTCTCCATGATCTGGAGGCATCATGACACTTTCTGTGATAGCTGGAGGATCATCAAAGATGCCGCCTCCATCTTCAGAACTCAGCAGTTTATCAActgcaaaataacaaaagagGATCAACTTGACAATCATGCTTTGTTGCGTtatcataaatatttcacagaCCAACAAACAGTAGTCCAATATAATAAATGgggcaagaaaaataaataaaatgactcaCCCAACATTCCCCCATCACTGTTGCCCATGGAGCCGTCCCCAAAGTCATCATACTCCATGTGGTTTGACTTGTCAGGGAGATTAGCTGGGCCAGGCTCAGCCTCTAGCAAAAGGTTTGAGGCTGTGGCACCGTGCATGATATCCTCCTCAAATGTACTGGCGTCACGCATCATTTCTCGGTCATCCATACCAAAGTCAGCTGAAGCGTAAATAAGAttgttattataaaatattgattattgattttcttttacatgATACTATAATTCTGATAGAATagctaatatatatatatatataccatcTAAAAGGGATTATTTAGTATGATAGATTTGCTGAAATCTACCTTCTATTTACACAGAAATGGCTTTATCTTCTCATACATATATAAGTGGGAGGTGTAAGTGTATATGATCAGTATATACAGTGTCCTACCGAAGTCGTTGTCCTGCAGAAGGCTGAGGTTGCCCACATCCTCCCTCATGGTGATCTCTTCTACTCTGCTCTGGTTCAGGGTGAACTGCTGGGCCACATCTATGTCACTGTGTAAAacaacccccccaaaaaaacatcatgggTGAGAACAGCAGTTGGTGCTTGAATTACACAAACTGAACTACACCAGAACTAGAGACAGGAGCGTGTATATCACAGTCCAATCACTGTTTCAACTGATAAGTGCTTAATACAAAAATGAAccaatgaaaagagagaaataaatgtcATTAACTTACTCCAGGTCAGGAAGTGGCTGGTCAAAGTCATGGAACTCCTCAGGTAAGGTGATGGCATTGTAGGctgcctctctgttttcctcaggTAGATCCACCACACCTGAATCCAGACACAAGTTGTAATGTTGTTACAATACACAATTACAGTACTATTTAAATGGCACTTCATTCCTGCAGCTTTTCTATTTTGCTTTCAGCTTTGTAATGTTTCAGTCATGAGAAATAGACTAACCCCTTTCTTGAAAAGAAAGATCTAAGAACTAGT
Proteins encoded:
- the LOC121186382 gene encoding double-strand-break repair protein rad21 homolog A-like, yielding MFYAHFVLSKRGPLAKIWLAAHWDKKLTKAHVFECNLESSVESIISPKVKMALRTSGHLLLGVVRIYHRKAKYLLADCNEAFIKIKMAFRPGVVDLPEENREAAYNAITLPEEFHDFDQPLPDLDDIDVAQQFTLNQSRVEEITMREDVGNLSLLQDNDFADFGMDDREMMRDASTFEEDIMHGATASNLLLEAEPGPANLPDKSNHMEYDDFGDGSMGNSDGGMLVDKLLSSEDGGGIFDDPPAITESVMMPPDHGDDEDDFDNLQSPGPDSPDSGPAEQLPAMADQTEQTTLVHNEEEAFALEPIDITVKETKAKRKRKLIVDSVKELDSKTIRAQLSDYSDIVTTLDLAPPTKKLMMWKETGGVEKLFSLPAQPLWNARLLKMFTRCLTPLVPDELRKRRKGGEADSLDEFLKELENPEVPREEVISQHRDVIDQTIMEEPSMLAASTMEGSRTTLNETVMPPPSTPRGVKRKTLDKEGPLPMTPLEQPQQPVAGSLLSQGLDMPHVDLPPEESSVNLTQLVPELDLLGDKGKEKKDDSDEEEEEEGQAGDQDQEEKRWNKRTQQMLHGLQRVMAKTGADSVSLLDLCRNNNRKQAAAKFYSFLVLKKQQAIEVNQSEPYSDIIATAGPRFHLI